In the genome of Phlebotomus papatasi isolate M1 chromosome 2, Ppap_2.1, whole genome shotgun sequence, one region contains:
- the LOC129802387 gene encoding UPF0046 protein C25E10.12 → MSIPVHPLTQNPTAAWAEISKAQRVIKIAVKPPTGSTPQNKVRVVCMSDTHGLTPYIKFDIPDGDIFVHAGDFTRCGKLDEVMEFNAWLGRLPHKHKLVVAGNHELSFDETFQTVHNLSSDRRRHTGTALIDEIPTLGNTKESLAEAVQTQNVKRQLTNCVYLQDEGIELYGLNFYGTPWQPEFCKWAFNLPRGEPCLAKWNAIPAEVDVLISHTPPLGHGDLCCSGVRAGCVELLASVQQRIKPRYHVFGHIHEGYGVTSDGKIIFINASTCDINYLPNNPPVVFDITLPPGFTRD, encoded by the exons ATGAGTATTCCCGTTCATCCACTGACACAGAATCCCACAGCAGCCTGGGCAGAGATCTCTAAGGCTCAGAGAGTGATTAAAATCGCTGTGAAACCTCCAACAGGCAGCACCCCGCAGAATAAG GTGAGGGTGGTATGCATGAGCGATACTCACGGCCTGACTCCCTACATCAAATTCGACATTCCTGATGGTGATATCTTTGTGCATGCGGGAGATTTCACGAGATGCGGCAAGTTGGACGAGGTGATGGAATTCAATGCGTGGCTGGGAAGGCTTCCGCACAAACACAAACTCGTGGTGGCGGGAAATCATGAGCTGAGCTTCGACGAGACCTTTCAAACGGTGCACAATTTATCCTCGGACCGACGGAGGCACACAGGGACCGCGCTAATTGACGAAATACCAACGCTGGGCAACACCAAGGAGAGCCTGGCTGAAGCTGTCCAGACGCAGAATGTCAAGCGACAGCTCACGAATTGCGTGTACTTGCAGGACGAAGGCATCGAATTGTACGGCCTGAACTTCTATGGCACTCCGTGGCAGCCGGAATTCTGCAAGTGGGCCTTCAATTTGCCCCGTGGGGAGCCCTGCCTGGCCAAATGGAATGCCATTCCAGCTGAAGTGGATGTCCTCATAAGCCATACGCCACCCCTTGGCCACGGTGATCTCTGCTGCAGCGGCGTCCGAGCCGGATGCGTCGAACTCTTGGCATCGGTTCAGCAGAGAATCAAGCCTCGGTATCACGTTTTTGGGCACATCCACGAGGGCTACGGAGTCACATCAGACGGAAAGATTATCTTCATCAATGCCTCCACGTGTGACATCAACTATTTGCCTAACAATCCTCCGGTAGTCTTCGACATAACTCTCCCGCCCGGCTTCACGCGGGACTAA